In a genomic window of Pseudomonas putida:
- a CDS encoding MmoB/DmpM family protein, protein MTSLVYMNLQDTDYARSIVDAIVQDNPHAEIQHQPSMIRIEAKGRLDIRRDTVEQLTGSPWDIQEMLMYVITLGGNVVEEDDSFSLYWNS, encoded by the coding sequence ATGACTTCCCTCGTCTACATGAACCTGCAGGACACCGACTACGCCCGCTCGATCGTCGACGCCATCGTGCAGGACAACCCCCATGCCGAGATCCAGCACCAGCCGTCGATGATCCGCATCGAGGCCAAGGGCCGCCTGGACATTCGTCGCGACACGGTGGAGCAGCTCACCGGCAGCCCCTGGGACATCCAGGAAATGCTGATGTACGTGATCACCCTGGGCGGCAACGTGGTGGAAGAGGACGACAGCTTTTCCCTGTACTGGAACAGCTGA
- a CDS encoding phenol hydroxylase subunit — protein MSQPASHFDQMPRYVRVRSAPDDTFVEFDFAIGFPDLFVELVLPRKAFAQFCEVNQVQHMDTQMCEALDADARKWRYGEGRDAD, from the coding sequence ATGAGCCAACCTGCCAGCCACTTCGACCAGATGCCGCGCTACGTCCGCGTACGCAGCGCACCTGATGACACCTTCGTCGAATTCGATTTCGCCATCGGTTTTCCCGACCTGTTCGTCGAACTGGTGCTGCCGCGCAAGGCGTTCGCCCAGTTCTGCGAAGTCAACCAGGTGCAGCACATGGACACGCAGATGTGCGAGGCCCTCGATGCCGATGCGCGCAAGTGGCGCTACGGCGAAGGCCGCGATGCCGATTGA
- a CDS encoding aromatic/alkene/methane monooxygenase hydroxylase/oxygenase subunit alpha, which translates to MAVKKRLNAKEKYRCMTRDLDWEPSYQTHEAIYPHERFEGIKITDWDKWEDPFRLTMDTYWKYQAEKEKKLYAIFDAFSQNNGHTTLSDARYVNALKLFLSGVTPLEYQAYQGFARVGRQFSGAGARVACQMQAIDELRHVQTQIHAMSHYNKHFNGLHDFAHMHDRVWFLSVPKSFFEDARTAGPFEFLTAISFSFEYVLTNLLFVPFMSGAAFNGDMATVTFGFSAQSDEARHMTLGLEVIKFLLEQHEDNVPIIQRWIDKWFWRGYRLLTLVGMMMDYMLPNKVMSWSEAWGVYFEEAGGALFKDLERYGIRPPKHVEEANIGKDHISHQAWSIFYQYSQATNFHTWMPTDEELDWLSSKYPDTFDKIYRPRYEHWRALQEKGERFYNPTLPMLCQICQIPLSFSEPDDPATLSHRSAVHEGERYHFCSQGCCDIFEYEPTKYIQAWLPVHQILQGNCGGGDVESVVRDYYNINPGQDNFEYLGSTEHRRWQDWHPAKAG; encoded by the coding sequence ATGGCCGTGAAAAAACGCCTCAATGCCAAAGAAAAATATCGCTGCATGACCCGTGACCTGGACTGGGAGCCGAGCTACCAGACCCATGAGGCCATCTACCCCCACGAGCGTTTCGAGGGGATCAAGATCACCGACTGGGACAAGTGGGAAGACCCGTTCCGCCTGACCATGGACACCTACTGGAAGTACCAGGCCGAGAAAGAGAAAAAGCTCTACGCGATCTTCGATGCGTTCTCGCAGAACAACGGCCACACCACGCTCTCGGACGCCCGTTATGTCAACGCGCTGAAGCTGTTCCTGTCCGGCGTGACGCCGCTGGAATACCAGGCCTATCAGGGCTTCGCCCGGGTCGGACGGCAGTTCAGCGGTGCCGGTGCGCGGGTCGCCTGCCAGATGCAGGCCATCGACGAACTGCGCCACGTGCAGACTCAGATCCACGCCATGAGTCACTACAACAAGCACTTCAACGGCCTGCATGACTTCGCCCACATGCACGACCGCGTGTGGTTCCTTTCGGTGCCCAAGTCGTTTTTCGAGGATGCGCGCACCGCAGGACCCTTCGAGTTCCTCACGGCGATCTCGTTTTCCTTCGAGTACGTGCTGACCAACCTGCTGTTCGTGCCGTTCATGTCCGGTGCTGCGTTCAACGGCGACATGGCCACGGTGACCTTCGGTTTCTCGGCGCAGTCCGACGAAGCCCGGCACATGACCCTGGGTCTGGAAGTGATCAAGTTCCTGCTGGAGCAGCACGAAGACAACGTGCCGATCATCCAGCGCTGGATCGACAAGTGGTTCTGGCGCGGCTACCGCCTGCTGACGCTGGTGGGAATGATGATGGACTACATGCTGCCCAACAAAGTCATGTCCTGGTCGGAAGCCTGGGGCGTGTATTTCGAAGAGGCGGGCGGGGCGCTGTTCAAGGACCTGGAGCGCTACGGCATCCGTCCACCCAAGCACGTCGAAGAGGCGAACATCGGCAAGGATCACATCAGCCATCAGGCCTGGTCGATCTTCTACCAATACAGCCAGGCCACCAACTTCCACACCTGGATGCCGACCGACGAGGAGCTGGATTGGCTGTCGTCCAAGTACCCGGACACCTTCGACAAGATCTATCGCCCACGCTACGAGCACTGGCGCGCACTGCAGGAGAAGGGCGAGCGTTTCTACAATCCGACCCTGCCGATGCTCTGCCAGATCTGCCAGATCCCGCTGTCCTTCAGCGAGCCGGATGACCCGGCCACCCTCAGCCATCGCAGCGCGGTGCACGAGGGCGAGCGCTATCACTTCTGCTCCCAGGGCTGCTGCGACATCTTCGAATACGAGCCGACCAAGTACATCCAGGCCTGGCTGCCGGTGCACCAGATCCTGCAGGGCAACTGCGGTGGCGGCGACGTCGAGTCGGTGGTGCGCGACTACTACAACATCAACCCCGGCCAGGACAACTTCGAGTACCTGGGCTCCACCGAGCATCGACGCTGGCAGGACTGGCACCCGGCCAAGGCCGGCTGA
- a CDS encoding GFA family protein, translating into MDRFTGGCLCGDVRIVATGRPYRVGLCHCLDCRKYHGALFHASAIFPQDAVTIEGETRDYAGRCFCPRCGSSVFNRTDDEIEVNLGALDAPDQLTPTYESWTVRREAWLPAFPVGRHYEHDREGSDRFED; encoded by the coding sequence ATGGACCGATTCACCGGCGGTTGCCTGTGCGGCGATGTCCGGATCGTGGCAACGGGGCGGCCCTATCGGGTGGGCTTGTGCCATTGCCTGGACTGCCGCAAATACCATGGGGCGCTGTTTCATGCATCGGCGATATTCCCCCAGGACGCGGTGACCATCGAGGGTGAAACACGAGACTACGCCGGACGGTGTTTTTGCCCCCGGTGCGGGTCTTCGGTGTTCAACCGTACTGACGATGAGATTGAAGTGAACCTGGGGGCGCTGGATGCGCCGGACCAGCTCACACCTACCTATGAAAGCTGGACCGTGCGGCGTGAGGCGTGGTTGCCGGCGTTTCCGGTTGGCCGGCATTACGAGCATGATCGTGAAGGTTCAGACCGCTTCGAAGATTAA
- a CDS encoding OprD family porin: MFKRAIPAAILLASSSAGVQAADSHGFLEDSKATLSMRTLYFNSDNRDGAADPSKTEETAQGFVLRYESGFTQGTVGLGLDAQALLGITLDSGKGRHVGSGMIPSDGDDAVDSWSSFGPTAKMRLAKTELRYGTLLPKLPILLSNDARVLPQSFTGTQVTSKDIDGLTLTGGLLEQAVGRASTDRTGLSVAGATRDSNKFYFAGGDYEVTRNLKAQYYFAQLEDFYNQNFVGLMHTLPLDGGSSLTTDLRYFRTTSSGANSSAAGRAAGYRVSGYTDGNDGEIDNSTWAAMVTYANGGHALALGYQQVGDGSNFVQPNQGSLPDKGAGGGSVYLPTDRMIQSFTRAGEKTGFGQYTYDFAALGVPGLRASIAYLKGTGIQAQNSADQSEWERDMTLDYVIQSGTFKNVGFSLRNGQSNTEAGRDVDQSRFIINYAIPLM; the protein is encoded by the coding sequence ATGTTCAAACGAGCAATCCCCGCCGCCATCCTTCTTGCCAGCAGTTCGGCAGGCGTCCAGGCCGCCGACAGCCACGGCTTTCTGGAAGACAGCAAAGCCACGCTGTCGATGCGCACCCTGTACTTCAACAGCGACAACCGCGACGGCGCGGCGGACCCTTCGAAAACCGAGGAAACCGCCCAGGGTTTCGTGCTGCGTTACGAGTCCGGCTTCACCCAGGGCACCGTCGGTTTAGGCCTGGATGCCCAGGCGCTGTTGGGCATAACGCTCGATAGCGGAAAAGGCCGCCACGTTGGCAGTGGCATGATCCCCTCGGACGGCGACGATGCGGTGGACAGCTGGAGCAGCTTCGGCCCGACCGCAAAGATGCGCCTGGCGAAAACCGAACTGCGCTACGGCACGCTGTTGCCCAAGCTTCCGATCCTGCTGTCCAACGATGCCCGCGTGCTGCCGCAGTCCTTCACCGGCACCCAGGTCACGTCCAAAGACATCGACGGCCTGACCCTGACCGGTGGTTTGCTGGAGCAGGCGGTGGGCCGTGCCTCGACCGATCGCACCGGCCTGTCGGTGGCCGGCGCGACCCGTGACAGCAACAAGTTCTATTTCGCCGGTGGCGACTACGAGGTCACCCGCAACCTCAAGGCCCAGTATTACTTCGCGCAACTGGAAGACTTCTATAACCAGAACTTTGTCGGCCTGATGCACACGCTGCCGCTGGACGGCGGCAGTTCGCTCACCACCGACCTGCGTTACTTCCGCACCACCTCCAGCGGGGCCAATAGTTCAGCGGCGGGGAGGGCGGCGGGGTATCGGGTGTCGGGTTATACCGACGGCAACGATGGCGAAATCGACAACAGCACCTGGGCCGCGATGGTCACCTACGCCAACGGCGGCCATGCGCTGGCGCTGGGGTATCAGCAGGTGGGGGATGGCAGCAACTTCGTCCAGCCCAACCAGGGCAGCCTGCCGGACAAGGGCGCTGGTGGCGGCAGCGTCTATCTGCCCACCGACCGCATGATCCAGAGCTTCACCCGTGCCGGCGAAAAAACCGGTTTCGGCCAGTACACCTACGACTTCGCGGCGCTGGGCGTACCGGGGCTGCGGGCGTCGATTGCTTACCTCAAGGGCACCGGGATCCAGGCACAGAACAGCGCGGATCAATCGGAATGGGAGCGTGATATGACCCTGGACTACGTGATCCAGTCGGGCACCTTCAAGAACGTCGGCTTCTCGTTGCGCAATGGCCAGTCGAACACCGAGGCAGGGCGCGATGTGGATCAGAGCCGGTTCATCATCAACTACGCGATTCCGTTGATGTAA
- a CDS encoding amino acid ABC transporter permease, with translation MNADNLLYEPPGPIARRRNRIISVIGVVLLFGLLYAVGHRLDASGQFDAHRWKIFLHPGTLKFLFDGLVATLLAAVISTVLAFSLAVPLALARLSDRLWLSTLAASYIGCFRAVPLLLLILFTVILLPSIGLHWSALGYLIFGMVLHHSAMTAEIVRAGILSLGRGQREAALSIGMREHQAMIWIVLPQALKLMLPALISSILAIVQDTSLGYIIPYEELLRRSQQISSFAPQSLLQSAFIVTVMYGFVSALLLALRRWIERRQAYTSRAVVREDGIEANPIEALGGVPGMPARKP, from the coding sequence ATGAACGCCGATAACCTGCTTTACGAACCGCCGGGGCCGATCGCCAGACGACGTAACCGGATCATCTCGGTGATCGGCGTGGTGCTGTTGTTCGGCCTGCTCTATGCGGTGGGGCATCGCCTGGATGCCAGCGGTCAGTTCGACGCCCATCGCTGGAAAATCTTCCTGCATCCGGGGACCCTGAAGTTTCTGTTCGATGGCCTTGTGGCCACTTTGCTGGCCGCGGTAATCAGCACGGTGCTGGCCTTCAGTCTCGCCGTGCCCCTGGCGCTGGCGCGTCTGTCTGACCGGCTTTGGCTGAGCACGCTGGCGGCGAGCTACATCGGTTGCTTCCGTGCGGTCCCGCTGCTGTTGCTGATCCTGTTCACGGTCATCCTGCTGCCTTCGATCGGCTTGCACTGGTCGGCCCTGGGTTACCTGATCTTCGGCATGGTGCTGCACCACAGCGCAATGACCGCCGAGATCGTCCGCGCCGGCATTCTTTCGCTGGGACGCGGACAGCGCGAAGCGGCGCTGTCGATCGGCATGCGCGAACACCAGGCGATGATCTGGATCGTCTTGCCCCAGGCGCTCAAGCTGATGTTGCCGGCGTTGATCAGTTCCATTCTGGCCATCGTCCAGGACACGTCGCTGGGCTACATCATTCCGTACGAAGAGCTGCTGCGAAGGTCCCAGCAGATCTCCAGCTTCGCCCCGCAATCGCTGCTGCAATCGGCGTTCATCGTCACGGTCATGTACGGTTTCGTCAGTGCGTTGCTGCTGGCCCTGCGGCGCTGGATCGAGCGGCGCCAGGCCTATACTTCACGGGCGGTGGTTCGCGAGGATGGCATTGAAGCGAACCCGATCGAAGCGCTGGGCGGCGTTCCGGGCATGCCGGCGCGCAAGCCGTAA
- a CDS encoding trans-sulfuration enzyme family protein, whose translation MSQHDKDAAPRGIATRVIHAGQTPDPTTGALMPPIYANSTYLQDSPGVHKGFDYGRSHNPTRFALERCVADLEGGTRGFAFASGLATISTVLELLEAGSHVVSGNDLYGGTFRLFDKVRQRSAGHRFSFVDLTDLSAFEAALQDDTRMVMIETPSNPLLRLSDLAAIARICRARGIICVADNTFASPWIQRPLELGFDIVLHSTTKYLNGHSDVIGGIAVVGQNAELAERLGFLQNAVGAIAGPFDAFLTLRGVKTLALRMERHCSNALDLAQWLERQPQVKRVYYPGLTSHPQHELARKQMHGFGGMISLDLNTDLAGSRRFLESVEIFALAESLGGVESLIEHPAIMTHATIPAETRAQLGIGDSLIRLSVGVEDVEDLRADLAQALAQIGQ comes from the coding sequence ATGAGTCAGCACGATAAAGACGCCGCGCCCCGGGGCATCGCGACCCGGGTGATCCACGCCGGCCAGACCCCGGACCCGACCACCGGGGCACTGATGCCGCCGATCTATGCCAACTCCACGTATTTGCAAGACAGCCCCGGCGTACACAAGGGCTTTGACTACGGCCGCTCGCACAACCCGACGCGCTTTGCCCTGGAACGCTGCGTGGCGGATCTGGAAGGCGGCACCCGGGGCTTCGCCTTCGCCTCGGGGCTGGCCACGATCTCCACGGTGCTGGAACTGCTCGAAGCCGGCTCCCACGTGGTCTCCGGCAATGATCTATACGGCGGCACCTTCCGCCTGTTCGACAAGGTCCGCCAGCGCAGCGCCGGGCACCGCTTCAGCTTCGTCGACCTGACCGACCTGTCGGCGTTCGAAGCGGCGTTGCAGGACGACACCCGCATGGTGATGATCGAGACGCCGAGCAACCCGCTGCTGCGCCTGTCGGATTTGGCCGCCATCGCTCGCATCTGCCGCGCCCGAGGGATTATCTGCGTGGCTGACAACACCTTCGCCAGCCCGTGGATCCAGCGTCCGCTGGAACTGGGTTTCGACATCGTGCTGCACTCGACCACCAAGTACCTGAACGGCCACTCCGACGTGATCGGCGGTATCGCTGTGGTCGGCCAGAACGCCGAACTGGCCGAACGCCTGGGCTTCCTGCAAAACGCCGTGGGCGCCATCGCCGGCCCGTTTGACGCCTTCCTCACCTTGCGCGGAGTGAAGACCCTGGCCCTGCGCATGGAACGCCACTGCAGCAATGCCCTGGACCTGGCGCAATGGCTGGAGCGCCAGCCACAGGTGAAGCGCGTCTACTACCCCGGCCTGACGTCGCACCCGCAGCATGAGCTGGCGCGCAAACAGATGCATGGCTTCGGCGGGATGATTTCCCTGGACCTGAACACCGACCTCGCAGGCTCCCGGCGCTTTTTGGAAAGCGTGGAGATTTTCGCCCTGGCCGAAAGCCTGGGCGGCGTGGAAAGCCTGATCGAACACCCGGCGATCATGACCCACGCCACCATTCCGGCAGAGACTCGTGCGCAACTGGGGATTGGCGATTCGCTGATTCGGTTGTCGGTGGGGGTTGAGGATGTGGAGGACCTGCGGGCGGATCTGGCGCAGGCGCTGGCACAGATTGGCCAATGA
- a CDS encoding pyridoxal-phosphate dependent enzyme: MPNDSRPAVLELIGNTPLVRVSRFDTGPCTLFLKLESQNPGGSIKDRIGLAMIDAAERDGRLKPGGTIVEATAGNTGLGLALVGRAKGYRVVLVVPDKMSTEKVLHLKAMGAEVHITRSDVGKGHADYYQDVAARLAREIPDAFFADQFNNPHNPLAHECSTAPEIWAQTQHDVDAIVVGVGSAGTLTGLTRFFKRVQPDLEMVLADPVGSVMAEYSRSGTLGAPGSWAVEGIGEDFIPSITDLSSVRHAYSISDEESFDHARQLLRKEGILGGSSTGTLLAAALRYCREQTEPKRVVSFVCDTGTRYLSKVYNDQWMSDQGLLQSKRYDDLRDLIARRFEDGRVISVGPDDTLLTAFQRMRLADVSQLPVLEDGKRLVGVIDESDILLNVQSGDAHFRMTVTCAMTDKLQTLAPDASRAQLEAVLDRGLVAIIADASGFHGLITRVDMLNHLRRTLA; the protein is encoded by the coding sequence ATGCCGAACGACTCCCGCCCTGCCGTGCTCGAACTGATTGGCAACACGCCGCTGGTGCGTGTCAGCCGTTTCGATACGGGCCCCTGTACCCTGTTTCTCAAGCTCGAATCGCAAAACCCCGGCGGTTCGATCAAGGACCGCATCGGTCTGGCGATGATCGATGCCGCCGAACGCGATGGCCGTCTCAAGCCCGGCGGCACCATCGTCGAAGCGACCGCCGGCAACACCGGCCTGGGCCTGGCCCTGGTGGGCCGGGCCAAGGGCTACCGCGTGGTGCTGGTGGTGCCGGACAAGATGTCCACGGAGAAAGTCCTGCACCTCAAGGCCATGGGCGCCGAGGTGCACATCACCCGCTCCGATGTCGGCAAGGGTCACGCCGATTACTACCAGGACGTGGCCGCGCGGCTGGCCAGGGAAATTCCCGATGCGTTTTTCGCCGATCAGTTCAACAACCCGCACAACCCGCTGGCCCACGAGTGCAGCACCGCGCCGGAGATCTGGGCGCAGACCCAGCATGATGTCGACGCGATTGTCGTCGGTGTCGGTTCCGCCGGCACCCTCACCGGCCTGACCCGTTTCTTCAAGCGGGTGCAACCGGACCTGGAAATGGTCCTGGCCGACCCGGTGGGTTCAGTGATGGCCGAGTACAGTCGCAGTGGCACCCTCGGCGCCCCCGGGTCCTGGGCGGTGGAAGGCATTGGCGAGGACTTCATTCCGTCGATCACCGACCTGTCGAGTGTGCGTCACGCCTACTCGATCAGCGACGAAGAAAGCTTCGACCACGCCCGCCAGTTGCTGCGCAAGGAAGGCATTCTCGGCGGTTCGTCGACCGGTACCCTGCTGGCGGCGGCGCTGCGTTATTGTCGCGAACAGACCGAGCCGAAACGGGTGGTCAGTTTCGTCTGCGATACCGGCACCCGTTACCTGTCGAAGGTCTACAACGATCAATGGATGTCCGATCAGGGCCTGCTGCAAAGCAAGCGCTATGACGACCTGCGCGACCTCATCGCCCGGCGCTTCGAGGATGGCCGGGTGATCAGCGTCGGCCCCGACGACACCCTACTCACCGCGTTCCAGCGCATGCGCCTGGCGGATGTCTCGCAACTGCCGGTGCTGGAGGACGGCAAGCGCCTGGTCGGGGTGATCGACGAATCCGACATCCTGCTGAACGTGCAGAGTGGCGATGCGCACTTTCGCATGACCGTCACCTGCGCCATGACCGACAAGCTGCAAACCCTGGCGCCCGATGCCAGCCGGGCGCAGCTCGAAGCGGTGCTCGACCGCGGGCTGGTGGCGATCATCGCCGACGCTTCAGGTTTCCACGGCCTGATTACCCGGGTCGACATGCTCAATCATCTACGGAGAACCCTTGCATGA
- a CDS encoding glutathione S-transferase family protein produces the protein MSLTLYYHPLSSFCHKALIALYEHRIDCEKLLIDLSSETDRAELEALWPLIKFPVIRDHARQRTVAESSVIIEYLDHFHAGQHRLIPEDWDTALQVRLWDRFFDLHVQQPMQQIVADRIHASAGDLSKQRAALLTAYGMLESQLDGAGWIASPDFSMADCSAVPALFYARTLVSIPDDCPRVHAYFERLIQRPSVQRVLDEARPWFAWYPFAEALEDRFR, from the coding sequence ATGTCCCTGACCCTGTACTACCACCCGCTCTCGTCGTTCTGCCACAAGGCGCTGATTGCGCTTTACGAGCACCGGATCGACTGTGAAAAGCTCCTCATCGACCTTTCCAGCGAAACCGATCGCGCGGAGCTCGAAGCGCTTTGGCCGCTCATCAAGTTCCCGGTGATCCGCGATCACGCCCGGCAACGCACCGTGGCCGAGTCGAGTGTCATCATCGAATACCTGGACCATTTCCATGCCGGTCAGCACCGGCTGATCCCCGAAGATTGGGACACGGCGCTGCAGGTACGGCTGTGGGATCGCTTTTTCGACCTCCACGTGCAGCAGCCCATGCAGCAGATCGTTGCCGATCGCATACATGCCAGCGCCGGCGACCTGAGCAAACAAAGGGCCGCCCTGCTCACTGCCTACGGCATGCTCGAAAGCCAGCTGGACGGTGCCGGCTGGATCGCCAGCCCGGACTTCAGCATGGCCGACTGCTCCGCCGTGCCCGCCCTGTTCTATGCGCGCACCCTGGTGTCGATCCCCGACGATTGCCCAAGGGTGCATGCGTACTTCGAGCGCCTGATTCAACGTCCTTCGGTGCAACGGGTGCTCGACGAAGCCCGGCCGTGGTTTGCCTGGTATCCGTTTGCCGAGGCGCTTGAGGACCGCTTCCGCTGA
- a CDS encoding aromatic/alkene monooxygenase hydroxylase subunit beta, which translates to MSVEIKTATVETIRNTFSHTRRRFGDKVASRYQEASFDLESATNFHYRPLWQPDKLLNDATRTAVVMADWYAVSDPRQYYYGAYVQARAKMQENAEHDYAFCEKRDMLAGLSAANIQLISQLLLPLRHAEMGANMNNSNIAADGFGTSVTQMHMYQAMDRLGIAQYLSRIGLMLDDGDVLLLAQAKQQWLNDPAWQGMRRYVEDTLVVRDWFELTVAQNLVSDGLVYPLLFHKLDEQLTANGAGQVGMLTEFMRLWFAESQRWVDGLLKTVVNESQANKDLVQGWIDQWSQRSVEALRPLAGLGLDDSALDTVCSEFAARLKKIGLGARP; encoded by the coding sequence ATGAGTGTCGAGATCAAGACGGCCACCGTCGAGACGATCCGCAACACCTTCAGCCACACCCGTCGCCGGTTTGGCGACAAGGTCGCCAGCCGTTATCAGGAAGCCAGTTTCGACCTGGAATCGGCGACCAATTTTCACTACCGGCCGCTATGGCAACCGGACAAATTGCTCAACGATGCCACCCGCACGGCGGTGGTCATGGCCGACTGGTACGCGGTCAGTGACCCGCGCCAGTACTACTACGGCGCCTACGTTCAGGCCCGGGCCAAGATGCAGGAAAACGCCGAGCACGATTACGCCTTCTGCGAAAAACGCGACATGCTCGCCGGCTTGTCCGCGGCCAATATCCAGTTGATCAGCCAGTTGCTGTTGCCCCTGCGCCACGCCGAGATGGGCGCCAACATGAACAACAGCAACATCGCCGCCGACGGCTTCGGCACCAGCGTCACGCAGATGCACATGTACCAGGCCATGGACCGTCTGGGCATCGCCCAGTACCTGTCGCGCATCGGCCTGATGCTCGATGACGGCGACGTGTTGCTGCTGGCCCAGGCCAAGCAGCAGTGGCTCAACGATCCGGCATGGCAGGGCATGCGCCGCTACGTCGAGGACACCCTGGTGGTGCGCGACTGGTTCGAACTGACCGTGGCGCAGAATCTGGTCAGCGACGGCCTGGTGTACCCGCTGCTGTTCCACAAACTCGACGAGCAACTGACCGCCAACGGCGCCGGCCAGGTCGGCATGCTCACCGAGTTCATGCGTCTGTGGTTCGCCGAGAGCCAGCGCTGGGTCGATGGCCTGCTCAAGACCGTGGTCAACGAAAGCCAGGCCAACAAGGACCTGGTGCAGGGCTGGATCGACCAATGGAGCCAGCGCTCGGTCGAGGCCCTGCGTCCACTGGCCGGGCTGGGGCTCGATGATTCCGCGCTGGATACCGTGTGCAGCGAGTTCGCCGCCCGCCTGAAGAAAATCGGACTTGGAGCACGCCCATGA
- a CDS encoding sigma-54-dependent Fis family transcriptional regulator translates to MITTYKASQQPPSLKDLSDQVRFLGREGKIWLDEQRMLLIQVSMMASFRRELIEMLGVERAKGFFLRLGYQSGLKDAELARKLRPHGSDVEMFFTGPQLHSLKGMVNVRPQAIDIDLENGQFYADIEWQDSFEVENCQTENLHSEQPVCWMLLGYAISYSSFFLGRQIIYKEVSCRGCGDAQCRIIGKPAEQWEDADEIMRYFQSDPIIDELQALQVQVANMRQRLQIEAGKFYGIGQSPIYRRTCALIDKVALGKASVLLLGETGVGKEVIARSLHLRSERAGGPFIALNCAAIPSDLIEAELFGVEKGAYTGAQQSRMGRFERANGGTLFLDEIVELTPRAQATLLRVLQEQELERVGDSQTRKVDVRVITATHEDLENAVKQGRFRADLFYRLNVFPVRIPALRDRREDIPLLIEHFLEKLHASYKKKTLGLSDRAMEVCLHYDWPGNIRELENLMERGVIITDDNQSIAVDALFPHSPQLADSIGVASDGRLVKSTPAAGQGWIDTIIDSGIALDSVEDALIHAAMERSHQNVSEAARLLGITRPALAYRLKKSPTG, encoded by the coding sequence ATGATCACCACGTACAAGGCTTCGCAACAGCCGCCATCGCTCAAGGACCTGAGCGACCAGGTGCGCTTTCTCGGCCGCGAGGGAAAGATCTGGCTGGACGAGCAACGCATGCTGCTGATCCAGGTGTCGATGATGGCGTCGTTCCGGCGCGAGCTGATCGAGATGCTTGGCGTGGAGCGCGCCAAGGGCTTTTTCCTGCGCCTGGGCTATCAGTCCGGGCTCAAGGATGCGGAGCTGGCGCGCAAGCTGCGGCCCCATGGCAGCGACGTCGAGATGTTCTTTACCGGGCCTCAGTTGCACTCGCTCAAGGGCATGGTCAATGTCCGCCCGCAGGCCATCGACATCGATCTTGAGAACGGCCAGTTCTACGCCGACATCGAATGGCAGGACTCCTTCGAGGTGGAAAACTGCCAGACCGAAAACCTGCATTCCGAGCAACCGGTGTGCTGGATGCTGCTGGGCTATGCCATCAGCTACAGCTCGTTTTTTCTCGGCCGGCAGATCATCTACAAGGAGGTCAGTTGCCGGGGTTGTGGCGATGCCCAGTGCCGGATCATCGGCAAGCCGGCGGAGCAATGGGAGGATGCCGACGAGATCATGCGCTACTTCCAGAGCGACCCGATCATCGATGAACTGCAAGCCTTGCAGGTGCAGGTGGCGAACATGCGCCAGCGCCTGCAGATCGAGGCAGGCAAGTTCTACGGCATCGGCCAGTCGCCGATCTACCGCCGCACCTGCGCGTTGATCGACAAGGTAGCGCTGGGCAAGGCCTCGGTGTTGCTCTTGGGCGAGACCGGCGTGGGCAAGGAGGTCATCGCCCGCAGTCTGCACCTGCGCAGCGAGCGCGCCGGCGGGCCGTTCATTGCGCTCAACTGCGCGGCGATCCCGTCGGATCTGATCGAAGCCGAGCTGTTCGGCGTGGAAAAAGGCGCCTACACCGGGGCCCAGCAGTCGCGCATGGGCCGCTTCGAACGCGCCAACGGCGGCACGCTATTCCTCGATGAAATCGTCGAATTGACCCCACGGGCGCAAGCCACTCTGCTGCGGGTGTTGCAGGAACAGGAACTGGAACGTGTCGGTGATTCGCAGACGCGCAAGGTCGATGTGCGGGTCATCACCGCCACCCACGAAGACCTGGAAAACGCGGTCAAGCAAGGAAGGTTCCGCGCCGACCTGTTCTACCGCCTGAACGTGTTTCCGGTGCGGATTCCGGCCCTGCGCGACCGCCGCGAAGACATCCCGCTGCTGATCGAACACTTCCTGGAAAAGCTCCACGCCAGCTACAAGAAAAAGACCCTCGGCCTGTCCGACCGCGCCATGGAGGTGTGCCTGCACTACGACTGGCCGGGCAACATCCGCGAGCTGGAAAACCTGATGGAACGCGGGGTGATCATCACTGACGACAACCAGAGCATCGCCGTCGATGCGCTCTTCCCGCACTCACCGCAACTGGCCGACAGCATTGGCGTGGCCAGTGACGGGCGGCTGGTCAAATCCACCCCGGCAGCCGGTCAGGGCTGGATCGACACCATCATCGACAGCGGCATTGCCCTGGACTCGGTGGAGGATGCGCTGATTCACGCGGCCATGGAACGCAGCCACCAGAACGTTTCGGAAGCGGCGCGCCTGCTGGGCATCACCCGACCCGCGCTGGCGTATCGCTTGAAGAAATCCCCCACGGGTTGA